Proteins encoded within one genomic window of Actinoplanes octamycinicus:
- a CDS encoding glutamate ABC transporter substrate-binding protein, translated as MRNRLALIATVALLLGAAGCAGDSSPRYDATTPPKAIGQGTEQGAAPAGTQPAPAGEQTCNPRASLRPSGALPQPGRMPAGTLMADIQKRGRLILGTSQDTLLFSSRNPFSGKIEGFDVDMGRLIAKAIFGSPDKLQITVIGYDQRVNSVLQGKVDVVADTMTANCDRWKDVNFSSIYYEAGQKVLVSKDSPAKRLEDLGGKKICSAAGSTSYDNIGKVKSNPPPVAVSRASFGDCLVAFQQNEVDAISTDDTILAGMAAQDPYAKVIGPRHTEEPYGMALNRDHPEFTQFVNAVLEQARRDGIWKATYEKWLGRFGPAPQPPAAQYR; from the coding sequence ATGCGTAACCGTCTCGCCCTGATCGCCACCGTCGCCCTGCTGCTGGGCGCCGCCGGTTGTGCCGGCGACTCGTCGCCGCGCTACGACGCCACCACCCCGCCCAAGGCGATCGGCCAGGGCACCGAGCAGGGCGCCGCGCCCGCCGGGACGCAGCCGGCGCCGGCCGGGGAGCAGACGTGCAACCCGCGGGCCAGCCTGCGCCCGTCCGGCGCGCTGCCGCAGCCGGGTCGGATGCCGGCCGGCACGCTGATGGCGGACATCCAGAAACGCGGCCGGCTGATCCTCGGCACCAGCCAGGACACCCTGCTGTTCAGCTCGCGGAACCCGTTCAGCGGCAAGATCGAGGGCTTCGACGTGGACATGGGCCGGCTGATCGCCAAAGCGATCTTCGGCAGCCCGGACAAACTGCAGATCACCGTCATCGGGTACGACCAGCGGGTCAACTCGGTGCTGCAGGGCAAGGTGGACGTGGTCGCCGACACGATGACCGCGAACTGCGACCGGTGGAAGGACGTCAACTTCTCCTCCATCTACTACGAGGCCGGGCAGAAGGTGCTGGTCAGCAAGGATTCGCCGGCCAAGCGGCTGGAGGACCTGGGTGGCAAGAAGATCTGCTCGGCGGCCGGCTCGACGTCGTACGACAACATCGGCAAGGTGAAGAGCAACCCGCCGCCGGTCGCGGTGTCCCGGGCCAGCTTCGGCGACTGCCTGGTGGCGTTCCAGCAGAACGAGGTGGACGCCATCTCCACCGACGACACCATCCTGGCCGGGATGGCCGCCCAGGATCCGTACGCGAAGGTGATCGGCCCGCGGCACACCGAGGAGCCGTACGGGATGGCGCTGAACCGGGACCATCCTGAGTTCACCCAGTTCGTCAACGCGGTGCTGGAGCAGGCCCGGCGGGACGGCATCTGGAAGGCGACGTACGAGAAATGGCTCGGCAGATTCGGACCGGCCCCGCAGCCACCGGCGGCCCAGTACCGATGA
- a CDS encoding ABC transporter ATP-binding protein, translating into MTIRHDTAAVELRGVTRRYGTMVTALDAIDARFERATFTAVMGPSGSGKSTLLHCAAGLDRADEGEVIIDGEPLSGLSERALTRLRRRRVGFVFQAFNLVPALTAAQNVVLPLRLAGRRPRPGEVAAMLAEVGLADRAGHRPAELSGGQQQRVAIARALVSRPAVLFADEPTGALDARSGAEVLRLLRSAVDRHGQTIVMVTHDPVAAARADRVVFLADGRVVDDLAGPVGAEKIAVHTARLEESVR; encoded by the coding sequence ATGACGATCCGACATGACACAGCCGCCGTCGAGCTGCGCGGGGTGACCCGCCGGTACGGAACCATGGTCACCGCGCTGGACGCGATCGACGCCCGGTTCGAGCGGGCCACCTTCACCGCGGTGATGGGCCCGTCCGGTTCCGGCAAGTCCACGTTGCTGCACTGCGCGGCCGGGCTGGACCGGGCCGACGAGGGTGAGGTGATCATCGACGGTGAGCCGCTGTCCGGCCTCTCCGAGCGGGCGCTGACCCGGCTCCGGCGCCGCCGGGTGGGCTTCGTCTTCCAGGCGTTCAACCTGGTTCCGGCGCTGACCGCGGCGCAGAACGTGGTGCTCCCGCTGCGCCTGGCCGGCCGCAGGCCACGGCCCGGAGAGGTGGCCGCGATGCTGGCCGAGGTGGGCCTGGCCGACCGGGCCGGGCACCGGCCGGCGGAGCTGTCCGGCGGGCAGCAGCAGCGGGTGGCGATCGCCCGGGCGCTGGTCAGCCGGCCGGCGGTGCTCTTCGCCGACGAGCCGACCGGCGCGCTGGACGCCCGGTCCGGTGCCGAGGTGCTGCGGCTGCTGCGGTCGGCGGTGGACCGGCACGGGCAGACGATCGTGATGGTCACCCACGATCCGGTGGCCGCGGCGCGCGCCGACCGGGTGGTGTTCCTGGCCGACGGACGGGTAGTCGACGACCTGGCCGGGCCGGTCGGCGCGGAGAAGATCGCGGTGCACACCGCCCGGCTCGAGGAGTCGGTCCGATGA
- a CDS encoding ABC transporter permease has product MIAWAMVRHRFASFAGTFVAVLLGVAVVAGSVTLYLSSRPQPPERYRSSPVMVQAPSVGTNDFGEPEIRSWTTTEMSKISDKLRQDARITAVIPDPVFYVQEDGVEDEGTAKIDGHAWSSAALGGYHLSAGREPGKPGEVVAARAVNSRLEVLTARGPETWTVVGTTDGPGFYVTDDDALGRASGVRVIGLLSTGDPADVASGAQALLGAAGTVRAGPDRAALEPNAVTRIRWIGAQLLIALVTLGAFATVFVVASTCALTAAQRRRELGLLRAAGATPGQVRRMLYAETALIALIAGLVGAPLGTLLAPLLAEPMVDFGLEPPGYQATWQPAAVGGAILLGLLVALAGVAVAARRASKVPPLAALREAAAETRAMTPARWVAGLLVLAAGGALLAAMPGMPTESKTTTGMGAAMLLLTAAALLAPVVIGPLVRLATGPWRGSATGMVVREGTLTGVRRVASTAAPVLVTVGITVLLTGMIATIEEAAGIDGTAEIPAATVLAPDGTPGLSEAAVQGQPGTSRLATRVLITRGQQTVGEEAAGVPGAPVTVTPEAGVALGAPLQLRWADGTTQTLTVRRIDPDAVAPIVLPRELVRGHDPDALTGMVVLTGDPHPAAGARALTARDYVQEEIDEEGRLVDLFLWVLIGLTAGYTAIAVSNTLLMATAARRPEFRALRLAGAGLGQVLRITTAEAVLAAVTGALLGGAVGGLSLTGVRAAVEDELGQDVALVIPWDAALGVAALCALLAVVATAVPVLRRRALAG; this is encoded by the coding sequence ATGATCGCCTGGGCGATGGTGCGGCACCGGTTCGCGAGTTTCGCCGGGACGTTCGTGGCGGTGCTGCTGGGGGTGGCGGTGGTGGCCGGATCGGTGACGCTCTACCTCTCCTCACGACCGCAGCCGCCTGAGCGATATCGGTCGTCGCCGGTGATGGTGCAGGCGCCGTCGGTGGGCACGAACGACTTCGGCGAGCCGGAGATCCGCTCCTGGACCACGACCGAGATGAGCAAGATCTCCGACAAGTTGCGCCAGGACGCGCGGATCACCGCCGTCATCCCCGACCCGGTCTTCTACGTCCAGGAGGACGGCGTCGAGGACGAGGGCACCGCGAAGATCGACGGCCACGCCTGGTCGTCGGCCGCGCTCGGCGGTTATCACCTGAGCGCCGGGAGAGAACCGGGCAAGCCCGGCGAGGTGGTCGCCGCGAGAGCGGTGAACAGCCGGCTCGAGGTGCTGACCGCCAGGGGCCCGGAGACCTGGACCGTGGTCGGCACCACGGACGGCCCCGGGTTCTACGTGACCGACGACGACGCGCTGGGCAGAGCTTCCGGCGTACGCGTCATCGGTCTGCTCTCGACCGGCGATCCAGCGGATGTGGCAAGCGGCGCGCAAGCCCTGCTCGGCGCGGCCGGAACGGTCCGCGCCGGACCGGACCGCGCCGCCCTGGAGCCGAACGCGGTCACCCGGATCCGCTGGATCGGCGCCCAGCTGCTGATCGCCCTGGTCACCCTGGGCGCCTTCGCCACCGTCTTCGTGGTCGCCTCGACCTGCGCGCTGACCGCCGCGCAGCGCCGCCGCGAGCTGGGCCTGCTGCGCGCCGCCGGCGCCACCCCGGGCCAGGTGCGCCGGATGCTCTACGCGGAGACCGCGCTGATCGCGCTGATCGCCGGCCTGGTCGGCGCCCCGCTCGGCACGCTGCTCGCCCCACTGCTCGCCGAGCCGATGGTCGATTTCGGTCTGGAACCGCCCGGTTACCAGGCCACCTGGCAACCCGCCGCGGTCGGTGGCGCGATCCTGCTCGGCCTGCTCGTCGCGCTCGCCGGGGTGGCCGTGGCGGCCCGCCGGGCGAGTAAGGTGCCGCCGCTGGCCGCGTTGCGCGAGGCGGCCGCCGAGACCCGCGCGATGACTCCGGCCCGGTGGGTCGCCGGCCTGCTCGTCCTGGCCGCCGGCGGCGCGCTGCTGGCCGCCATGCCGGGGATGCCGACGGAGAGCAAGACCACCACCGGGATGGGCGCCGCGATGCTGCTGCTGACCGCGGCCGCGCTGCTGGCGCCGGTGGTGATCGGCCCGCTGGTGCGGCTGGCGACCGGTCCGTGGCGCGGCTCGGCGACCGGGATGGTGGTCCGCGAGGGCACCCTGACCGGCGTCCGGCGGGTCGCCTCGACGGCCGCTCCGGTGCTGGTCACGGTCGGGATCACGGTGCTGCTGACCGGCATGATCGCGACCATCGAGGAGGCGGCCGGGATCGACGGGACGGCGGAGATCCCGGCGGCCACCGTGCTGGCTCCGGACGGCACGCCCGGGCTGTCCGAGGCGGCCGTGCAGGGTCAGCCCGGCACCTCGCGCCTGGCCACCCGGGTGCTGATCACTCGCGGTCAGCAGACCGTCGGCGAGGAGGCGGCAGGCGTGCCCGGCGCGCCGGTCACGGTCACCCCGGAGGCGGGCGTCGCGCTCGGCGCGCCTCTTCAGCTGCGGTGGGCGGACGGCACGACCCAGACGCTCACCGTACGCCGGATCGACCCGGACGCCGTCGCCCCGATCGTGCTCCCCCGCGAGCTGGTCCGCGGGCACGACCCGGACGCCCTGACCGGCATGGTGGTGCTGACCGGCGACCCGCATCCGGCGGCCGGCGCCCGGGCGCTGACCGCGCGCGACTACGTGCAGGAGGAGATCGACGAGGAGGGCCGGCTGGTCGACCTGTTCCTCTGGGTGCTGATCGGGCTGACCGCCGGGTACACCGCGATCGCCGTGTCGAACACGCTGCTGATGGCCACCGCGGCGCGCCGCCCGGAGTTCCGGGCGCTGCGACTGGCCGGCGCCGGGCTCGGTCAGGTCCTGCGGATCACCACGGCCGAGGCGGTGCTCGCCGCGGTGACCGGGGCGCTGCTGGGCGGCGCGGTGGGCGGGCTGTCGCTGACCGGGGTGCGCGCCGCGGTCGAGGACGAGCTGGGCCAGGACGTGGCGCTGGTCATCCCGTGGGATGCCGCGCTCGGGGTGGCGGCGCTCTGCGCGCTGCTCGCGGTGGTCGCCACCGCGGTGCCGGTGCTACGCCGGCGGGCGCTCGCCGGCTGA
- a CDS encoding EAL and HDOD domain-containing protein, which translates to MDAVHVGRQPIFDAKGAVVAFELLFRGRMDSVASGRQDTYATSTVMINAFTEFGIAEVAGNRPCFINLTREFLTGRLPLPFGPEQVVLEVLETVAVDDEVIEGITALAAAGYRIALDDFVWGSGHEQLLGLASYVKLDLLDGDLSRLDEIVAACRLHPGLQLVAERLETEEQVAIADHYGMELRQGYWLSRPQVLSTPSLSPSRLRRLELVAALMSPDVPLEKITSIIVSDPALALRVLRVSNSVAAGVVSRISSVRQAVMLVGLTRIRRWATLMVVDDVAEAPEEQLLTALTQARLCENLAARFGADQGAAFVAGLVTGMARLMGSTPAAMAEQLPLTADVADALTSGTGRLGQVLNAVSAYEKGEAGSADLAVPALDAMRWSTRTLTAAHRFNPQRPR; encoded by the coding sequence ATGGATGCGGTGCATGTCGGTCGTCAGCCGATCTTCGACGCCAAGGGCGCGGTGGTCGCTTTCGAGCTGCTCTTCCGTGGCCGGATGGACTCCGTCGCGTCCGGCCGGCAGGACACCTATGCGACCAGCACTGTCATGATCAACGCCTTCACCGAGTTCGGGATCGCCGAGGTGGCCGGCAACCGGCCGTGCTTCATCAACCTCACCCGCGAGTTCCTGACCGGCCGGCTGCCCCTGCCGTTCGGGCCGGAGCAGGTGGTGCTGGAGGTCCTCGAGACGGTCGCGGTGGACGACGAGGTGATCGAGGGGATCACCGCGCTGGCCGCCGCCGGCTACCGGATCGCCCTGGACGACTTCGTCTGGGGCTCCGGCCACGAGCAACTGCTCGGGCTGGCCTCCTACGTCAAGCTCGACCTGCTGGACGGCGACCTGAGCCGGCTCGACGAGATCGTCGCCGCCTGCCGGCTGCACCCGGGACTGCAGCTGGTCGCCGAGCGGCTGGAGACCGAGGAACAGGTCGCCATCGCCGACCACTACGGGATGGAGCTGCGCCAGGGGTACTGGCTGAGCCGTCCCCAGGTGCTCAGCACCCCGAGCCTGTCCCCGTCCCGGCTGCGCCGCCTGGAACTGGTCGCCGCCCTGATGTCCCCGGACGTCCCGCTCGAGAAGATCACCTCGATCATCGTCAGCGACCCGGCCCTGGCCCTGCGGGTGCTGCGGGTCAGCAACTCGGTCGCGGCCGGGGTGGTCAGCCGGATCTCCTCGGTCCGCCAGGCGGTGATGCTGGTCGGGCTGACCCGGATCCGCCGCTGGGCCACCCTGATGGTGGTCGACGACGTCGCCGAGGCCCCCGAGGAGCAGCTGCTCACCGCGCTCACCCAGGCCCGGCTCTGCGAGAACCTGGCCGCCCGGTTCGGCGCCGACCAGGGTGCCGCGTTCGTGGCCGGCCTGGTCACCGGCATGGCCCGGCTGATGGGCAGCACCCCGGCGGCGATGGCCGAGCAGCTGCCGCTCACCGCCGACGTGGCGGACGCGCTGACCAGCGGCACCGGCCGGCTCGGCCAGGTGCTGAACGCGGTCAGCGCGTACGAGAAGGGCGAGGCCGGCTCGGCCGACCTGGCCGTGCCGGCGCTGGACGCGATGCGCTGGTCGACCCGGACGCTGACCGCCGCGCACCGCTTCAACCCGCAGCGGCCACGCTGA
- a CDS encoding sensor histidine kinase, which translates to MPARNALEALTLRPTVFLRSSWPWRSLAYLAGGALLGFATILAVVGMLVAGVLLSIVVIGFAGYLATVLSGVAVGRLERRRLRLVDFDELPDPHRPPPRAGLRAWLLVRLREQATWRELGYTMMSAALFCWMDALVVGGVIYEVLTTFGAPLYMSDEPEGHRWALFLAGIPLTVVLAWPVTAWAGARAAMARAILAPRAHDTDARLIEVTRSRARLVDAFEVERRRIERDLHDGAQQRLVALSMQLGLARLELPPGSPAAESVAEAHHLAKQALTDLRELIRGVHPKVLTDRGLAAAAGEAASTAPLPVELDFRLPGRLPAAVEVTAYFVIVEALTNVAKHSGATRAWISGEVTASRLIVEIRDDGRGGADPSAGTGLVGLADRVSVVDGTVALASPPGGPTVLRVEVPLTEVPP; encoded by the coding sequence ATGCCGGCTCGCAACGCGCTCGAGGCGCTCACCCTGCGACCGACCGTGTTCCTGCGGTCGTCGTGGCCGTGGCGCTCGCTGGCCTACCTGGCCGGTGGCGCGCTGCTCGGCTTCGCCACCATCCTCGCCGTGGTCGGCATGCTGGTGGCCGGGGTGCTGCTGTCCATCGTGGTGATCGGCTTCGCGGGTTACCTGGCGACCGTGCTCTCCGGCGTCGCGGTCGGCCGGCTGGAGCGGCGCCGGCTGCGCCTGGTCGACTTCGACGAGCTGCCCGACCCGCACCGGCCACCACCGCGGGCCGGGCTGCGCGCCTGGCTGCTGGTCCGGCTGCGGGAGCAGGCCACCTGGCGCGAGCTGGGTTACACGATGATGTCCGCCGCCCTGTTCTGCTGGATGGACGCGCTGGTCGTCGGTGGGGTGATCTACGAGGTGCTGACCACCTTCGGCGCCCCGCTCTACATGTCCGACGAGCCCGAGGGCCACCGCTGGGCGCTGTTCCTGGCCGGCATCCCGCTGACCGTGGTGCTCGCCTGGCCGGTCACCGCGTGGGCCGGCGCCCGGGCGGCGATGGCCCGGGCCATCCTGGCCCCGCGCGCCCACGACACCGACGCGCGGCTGATCGAGGTGACCCGGTCCCGGGCCCGGCTGGTCGACGCGTTCGAGGTGGAGCGCCGCCGGATCGAGCGTGACCTGCACGACGGCGCCCAGCAGCGGCTGGTCGCGCTGAGCATGCAGCTCGGCCTGGCCCGGCTCGAGCTCCCCCCGGGCAGCCCCGCCGCCGAGTCCGTCGCCGAGGCCCACCACCTGGCCAAACAGGCGCTGACCGACCTCCGGGAGCTGATCCGCGGCGTGCACCCCAAGGTGCTGACCGACCGCGGCCTGGCCGCTGCGGCCGGCGAGGCGGCGTCCACCGCCCCGCTCCCGGTCGAGCTGGACTTCCGGCTGCCCGGCCGGCTGCCCGCCGCGGTCGAGGTGACCGCCTATTTCGTGATCGTCGAGGCCCTCACCAACGTGGCCAAGCACAGTGGCGCCACCCGGGCCTGGATCTCCGGCGAGGTGACCGCGTCCCGCCTGATCGTCGAGATCCGCGACGACGGCCGCGGCGGCGCCGACCCGTCCGCCGGCACCGGCCTGGTCGGCCTCGCCGACCGGGTGTCCGTGGTGGACGGCACGGTCGCGCTGGCCAGCCCTCCGGGCGGCCCCACCGTCCTCCGCGTCGAGGTCCCCCTCACCGAGGTCCCGCCATGA
- a CDS encoding serine/threonine-protein kinase: MKCQRNCPGTIEDGYCDTCGMAPAAASQAAPAAPVPAAPPAPAAPGRCQRDGCGGTIEDGYCDTCGLAPVQKATPAVPKPRSATSNTGTQSSTRSSALSTRTGGSRRGSGRTGSTRRFGSGLVEIAPIAKVDPASTIMVDAQVPESKRYCAKCTNAVGRSRGDRPGRTSGFCPHCGEAFNFTPKLVKGDVVGGQYEVAGALAHGGLGWVYLAVDLNVSKRWVVLKGLLNSQDEDALAAALAEQRFLAEVEHPNIVKIYNFVEHDGAGYIVMEYVGGKSLKDMLKQRREANGGNSDPLPLDQALEFLIEIMPAFSYLHERGLIFCDFKPDNVIQSGDQMKLIDLGGVVHIDDEEAAIYGTVGYQAPEMATDGPSVASDLYTIGRSLAVLTTDFRGYQTTFKESLPSRNEFEVYTRHESFYRLIDRATRPRPDERFVDAAEMQEQMLGVLRQVVAAQGSPKPAPSKVFTGELRTDLKAGAPRWQDLPTPLIDLADPAAGFLASITLTDPSEVLALLKHAPQETVEVRLRALRAEIDLGTRHGFFDDARQARDRFAARDGADWRLAWYDGLLALATQDWTTARARFDAVYSVLPGELAPQLALGFTEELAGRPQVAAGYYDVVSRTDPAYTTAAAGLARCRLAGGDRTGAVEAYQRVPGTSSAYASSQVGAVRALVHAHPGATVDVQALTDAAALIERLEVERAQLAELRAELLKQALSSMRGGVKVPAAVLGGGRTGDTGEKDVRFALEDAYREMARAAHGPEKIRLVDMANAARPRTRT; encoded by the coding sequence ATGAAATGCCAGCGGAACTGCCCCGGGACCATCGAGGACGGATACTGCGACACCTGCGGGATGGCCCCGGCCGCCGCGAGCCAGGCCGCGCCGGCCGCGCCGGTGCCGGCCGCGCCGCCCGCGCCCGCCGCGCCCGGCCGGTGCCAGCGCGACGGCTGCGGCGGCACCATCGAGGACGGGTACTGCGACACCTGCGGCCTCGCCCCGGTGCAGAAGGCCACGCCGGCGGTGCCCAAGCCGCGGTCGGCGACCAGTAACACCGGCACGCAGAGCTCGACCCGCAGCAGCGCGCTCTCCACCCGGACCGGGGGCAGCCGGCGCGGCAGCGGCCGTACCGGCTCGACCCGCCGGTTCGGCAGCGGCCTGGTGGAGATCGCCCCGATCGCCAAGGTCGACCCGGCCAGCACGATCATGGTCGACGCCCAGGTGCCGGAGTCGAAGCGGTACTGCGCGAAGTGCACCAACGCGGTCGGCCGGTCGCGCGGTGACCGGCCCGGGCGCACCTCCGGCTTCTGCCCGCACTGCGGCGAGGCGTTCAACTTCACCCCCAAGCTGGTCAAGGGTGACGTCGTCGGCGGGCAATACGAGGTGGCCGGCGCCCTCGCCCACGGCGGTCTGGGCTGGGTCTACCTGGCCGTCGACCTGAACGTGTCGAAACGCTGGGTGGTCCTCAAGGGCCTGCTCAACTCGCAGGACGAGGACGCGCTCGCCGCCGCCCTGGCCGAGCAGCGGTTCCTGGCCGAGGTCGAGCACCCGAACATCGTCAAGATCTACAACTTCGTCGAGCACGACGGCGCCGGCTACATCGTGATGGAGTACGTCGGCGGCAAGTCGCTCAAGGACATGCTCAAGCAGCGCCGCGAGGCGAACGGCGGGAACTCCGACCCGCTGCCGCTGGACCAGGCCCTGGAGTTCCTCATCGAGATCATGCCGGCGTTCAGCTACCTGCACGAGCGCGGCCTGATCTTCTGCGACTTCAAGCCGGACAACGTGATCCAGTCCGGCGACCAGATGAAACTGATCGACCTCGGCGGCGTCGTGCACATCGACGACGAGGAGGCCGCCATCTACGGAACGGTCGGCTACCAGGCGCCGGAGATGGCCACCGACGGGCCGTCGGTGGCCTCCGACCTCTACACCATCGGCCGGTCCCTGGCGGTGCTGACCACCGACTTCCGCGGCTACCAGACCACCTTCAAGGAGAGCCTGCCGAGCCGCAACGAGTTCGAGGTCTACACCCGGCACGAGTCGTTCTACCGGCTGATCGACCGGGCCACCCGGCCCCGCCCGGACGAGCGGTTCGTGGACGCCGCCGAGATGCAGGAGCAGATGCTCGGCGTGCTGCGTCAGGTGGTGGCCGCGCAGGGCTCGCCGAAACCGGCGCCGTCCAAGGTGTTCACCGGCGAGCTGCGCACCGACCTGAAAGCCGGGGCGCCGCGCTGGCAGGACCTGCCCACCCCGCTGATCGACCTGGCCGACCCGGCGGCCGGCTTCCTCGCCTCGATCACCCTGACCGACCCGTCCGAGGTGCTCGCCCTGCTCAAGCACGCCCCGCAGGAGACCGTCGAGGTGCGGCTGCGGGCGCTGCGGGCGGAGATCGACCTGGGCACCCGGCACGGCTTCTTCGACGACGCCCGGCAGGCCCGCGACCGGTTCGCCGCCCGGGACGGCGCCGACTGGCGGCTGGCCTGGTACGACGGGCTGCTCGCGCTGGCCACCCAGGACTGGACCACGGCGCGCGCCCGGTTCGACGCGGTCTACTCGGTGCTGCCCGGTGAGCTGGCCCCGCAGCTGGCGCTCGGCTTCACCGAGGAGCTGGCCGGGCGCCCGCAGGTCGCGGCCGGGTACTACGACGTGGTGAGCCGGACCGACCCGGCGTACACCACGGCCGCGGCCGGGCTGGCCCGGTGCCGGCTGGCCGGCGGTGACCGGACCGGCGCGGTGGAGGCCTACCAGCGGGTCCCCGGCACCTCCTCGGCGTACGCGAGCTCCCAGGTCGGCGCGGTCCGGGCGCTGGTTCACGCGCACCCGGGCGCCACCGTGGACGTGCAGGCGCTGACCGACGCGGCGGCGCTCATCGAGCGGCTCGAGGTGGAGCGGGCCCAGCTCGCCGAGCTCCGGGCCGAGCTGCTGAAGCAGGCACTGTCCTCGATGCGCGGCGGGGTCAAGGTGCCGGCCGCGGTGCTCGGCGGCGGCCGGACCGGCGACACCGGGGAGAAGGACGTGCGGTTCGCGCTGGAGGACGCGTACCGCGAGATGGCCCGCGCCGCACACGGCCCGGAGAAGATCCGCCTGGTCGACATGGCGAACGCGGCACGGCCGCGGACCCGCACCTGA
- a CDS encoding long-chain-fatty-acid--CoA ligase, producing MLNLSILLEDSARRYPDRAAVVLGPQRLSYAQVDAAANQVAAMLVARGIQPGDKVALSCPNLPYFPIVYYGILKAGAVVVPLNVLLKGREITYHLNDSQAKAYFCFQGTPELPMGAEGKTGFDAAEGCEHFFLITADPAAASPIDGAETLGQALAGQSPVFETVQRAETDAAVILYTSGTTGQAKGAELSHSNLVLNALTCNRLFGSQPATDTHLLVLPLFHSFGSTVNMNAGFSVAATLVLLPRFEANAAVQLLQSEDVTFFAGVPTMYWGLLNALNENVDVARIARNMRVAVAGGSSLPVEIIKAVKERFGVTILEGYGLSETSPVATFSDPDAEPRPGSIGIPIWGVEVKLIDPNWNTIGGADEIGEIAIRGHNIMNGYYNRPEATAEVMRDGWFRTGDLARRDKDGYYYIVDRAKDMIIRGGFNVYPREIEEVLLTHEAVSLAAVIGVPHPSHGEEVKAFVILKPGASATEDELVAWGKDQMASYKYPRIVSIVESLPMTATGKLLKRELS from the coding sequence ATGCTCAACCTCTCCATCCTGCTGGAGGACAGCGCCCGCCGCTACCCGGACCGCGCCGCCGTGGTGCTCGGCCCGCAGCGCCTGAGCTACGCCCAGGTGGATGCGGCGGCCAACCAGGTGGCGGCCATGCTGGTGGCCCGGGGCATCCAGCCCGGCGACAAGGTGGCGCTGTCCTGCCCGAACCTGCCGTACTTCCCGATCGTCTACTACGGCATCCTCAAGGCCGGCGCGGTGGTCGTCCCGCTGAACGTGCTGCTCAAGGGCCGGGAGATCACCTACCACCTGAACGACTCGCAGGCCAAGGCGTACTTCTGCTTCCAGGGCACGCCGGAGCTGCCGATGGGCGCCGAGGGCAAGACCGGGTTCGACGCGGCCGAGGGCTGCGAGCACTTCTTCCTGATCACCGCGGACCCGGCGGCCGCGTCGCCGATCGACGGCGCCGAGACGCTGGGTCAGGCCCTCGCCGGGCAGTCGCCGGTCTTCGAGACCGTGCAGCGCGCCGAGACCGACGCCGCGGTGATCCTTTACACCAGCGGCACCACCGGCCAGGCCAAGGGCGCCGAGCTGTCCCACTCGAACCTGGTGCTCAACGCGCTCACCTGCAACCGGCTGTTCGGCTCGCAGCCGGCCACCGACACCCACCTGCTGGTGCTGCCGCTGTTCCACTCGTTCGGCTCGACGGTGAACATGAACGCCGGCTTCTCGGTGGCGGCCACCCTGGTGCTGCTGCCCCGGTTCGAGGCGAACGCCGCGGTCCAGCTGCTGCAGAGCGAGGACGTGACGTTCTTCGCCGGCGTGCCGACCATGTACTGGGGCCTGCTCAACGCGCTGAACGAGAACGTCGACGTGGCGCGGATCGCGCGGAACATGCGGGTCGCCGTGGCCGGCGGCTCCAGCCTGCCGGTCGAGATCATCAAGGCGGTCAAGGAGCGTTTCGGGGTCACCATCCTGGAGGGCTACGGCCTCTCCGAGACCTCCCCGGTGGCCACCTTCAGCGACCCGGACGCGGAGCCCCGGCCCGGCTCGATCGGCATCCCGATCTGGGGCGTCGAGGTCAAGCTGATCGACCCGAACTGGAACACGATCGGCGGCGCCGACGAGATCGGCGAGATCGCCATCCGCGGCCACAACATCATGAACGGCTACTACAACCGGCCGGAGGCGACCGCCGAGGTGATGCGGGACGGCTGGTTCCGGACCGGTGACCTGGCCCGCCGGGACAAGGACGGCTACTACTACATCGTCGACCGGGCCAAGGACATGATCATCCGGGGTGGCTTCAACGTCTACCCGCGGGAGATCGAGGAGGTGCTGCTCACCCACGAGGCGGTCTCGCTGGCGGCGGTGATCGGCGTGCCGCACCCGAGCCACGGCGAGGAGGTCAAGGCGTTCGTGATCCTCAAGCCGGGCGCCAGCGCCACCGAGGACGAGCTGGTCGCCTGGGGCAAGGACCAGATGGCGTCGTACAAGTACCCGCGGATCGTCAGCATCGTCGAGTCGCTGCCCATGACCGCGACCGGCAAGCTGCTCAAACGCGAACTCAGCTGA